One Natrinema halophilum genomic window carries:
- the queC gene encoding 7-cyano-7-deazaguanine synthase QueC: MTTATNENRNGAVVLVSGGMDSATAAFEAKYRGHNLYFLHTSYGQQTENKELDCAHQLAERMDVADFLHIETDHLARIGASSLTDDSIDVNEVDLDSDEVPSSYVPFRNANLLSMAVSYAEANDCETVYIGAHSEDYSGYPDCRPEFFDAFQQVINVGTKPETSIELVAPFVDWSKTDIAERGLELDVPYELTWSCYRDESPACGTCDACAYRLKAFQEAGTEDPIEYKERPVYSD; the protein is encoded by the coding sequence ATGACGACTGCAACTAACGAAAACCGGAATGGAGCTGTTGTTCTTGTATCGGGTGGTATGGATAGTGCGACGGCAGCGTTCGAGGCGAAATACAGGGGTCATAACCTGTACTTCCTTCACACGTCGTACGGTCAGCAGACCGAGAACAAGGAACTCGACTGTGCCCACCAGCTTGCCGAACGGATGGATGTCGCTGACTTCCTCCACATCGAGACCGACCACTTGGCGCGGATCGGTGCCTCCAGCCTGACCGATGATAGTATTGATGTCAACGAGGTGGACCTCGACAGTGATGAGGTTCCGTCCAGCTATGTCCCATTCCGGAACGCAAACCTGCTCTCGATGGCAGTCTCCTACGCTGAAGCAAATGACTGTGAGACAGTCTATATTGGAGCACACAGTGAGGATTACTCGGGTTATCCTGACTGCAGACCCGAGTTCTTCGATGCTTTCCAGCAGGTCATCAACGTTGGGACGAAACCGGAGACATCGATCGAACTAGTGGCCCCGTTTGTCGATTGGAGCAAGACGGATATTGCTGAACGCGGTCTCGAACTTGACGTGCCATACGAGTTGACGTGGAGCTGTTACCGGGACGAATCTCCGGCCTGTGGGACCTGTGACGCGTGTGCCTACAGACTCAAAGCGTTCCAAGAAGCGGGGACTGAGGATCCGATTGAATACAAGGAACGGCCAGTCTACAGCGACTGA
- a CDS encoding 7-carboxy-7-deazaguanine synthase QueE, whose product MPVNADTDVVDGDVDNVETDGSLPINELFYSLQGEGKLAGVPSVFIRTSGCNLRCWFCDSYHTSWEPTHAWLDLDTIVDEVKDHDEADHVVVTGGEPLIHDETVRLLDRLSTAGYHTTVETNGTIYRDASIDLASISPKLASSTPLPEKDPKEDGQWADRHENQRIDIDALSHLVEDYGFQLKFVTMDQDDVSDINQLVDRLRASTDAVIRDSDVLLMPEGATRERLNERRELTAEMALKHGYQYTPRLHVDLWNDAPET is encoded by the coding sequence ATGCCGGTGAATGCTGATACGGACGTTGTCGATGGAGACGTTGATAACGTGGAAACGGACGGTTCGCTACCGATCAACGAGTTGTTCTACTCGTTACAGGGTGAGGGAAAACTGGCCGGTGTGCCGAGTGTCTTCATTCGGACGAGTGGCTGCAATCTGCGGTGTTGGTTCTGTGATTCCTACCACACCAGTTGGGAGCCCACCCATGCCTGGCTTGACCTCGACACCATCGTCGATGAGGTAAAAGACCATGATGAGGCAGACCACGTAGTGGTGACCGGCGGTGAACCGCTCATCCATGATGAGACAGTGCGGCTGCTGGACAGGCTCAGTACCGCCGGGTATCACACGACCGTCGAAACCAACGGCACAATCTACCGTGATGCATCGATCGATTTAGCGAGTATCAGTCCGAAACTCGCAAGCAGTACACCGCTCCCGGAGAAAGACCCGAAAGAGGACGGCCAATGGGCCGACCGACACGAGAATCAACGGATCGACATAGATGCCCTATCTCACTTGGTCGAGGACTACGGGTTCCAGTTGAAGTTCGTCACTATGGATCAGGACGATGTGTCGGATATCAACCAGCTTGTTGATCGGTTAAGGGCGTCAACAGATGCTGTAATCCGTGATTCGGACGTGTTGTTGATGCCAGAGGGGGCGACACGGGAACGATTGAACGAGAGGCGGGAATTGACTGCAGAAATGGCCTTGAAGCATGGCTACCAGTACACGCCACGGCTCCACGTCGATCTGTGGAACGACGCACCAGAAACATAG
- a CDS encoding 6-pyruvoyl trahydropterin synthase family protein, with amino-acid sequence MAQRALEEHSLASHDFTEDERTLSVGQDRPIRISTGHRILHHDGKCSRPHGHNYSVTVSVTGTLTEDGWVVDKGDITDIVSDWDHRFLLERGDPLIEAFDASGDSDAVVVLDHPPTAEVMSLVLEQRLRRGLPDSVSDVTVEVQETGELAAGAPQ; translated from the coding sequence ATGGCTCAACGTGCCCTCGAAGAACACTCTTTGGCCTCACACGATTTCACAGAGGATGAACGGACCCTCTCTGTCGGTCAGGACCGGCCGATCCGTATCAGTACAGGCCACCGCATTCTGCACCACGATGGGAAGTGTAGTCGCCCGCATGGTCACAACTATTCGGTCACTGTCTCAGTGACTGGTACCCTGACCGAGGACGGTTGGGTGGTTGACAAAGGTGATATCACCGATATTGTCTCTGACTGGGACCATCGCTTCCTGCTTGAACGGGGCGATCCACTGATTGAGGCATTTGACGCCAGCGGGGACAGTGATGCCGTCGTTGTCTTGGATCACCCACCGACAGCCGAAGTGATGAGCCTCGTCCTCGAACAGCGTCTCCGTCGTGGCTTACCCGATAGCGTGAGCGACGTTACTGTTGAAGTACAGGAGACCGGTGAACTAGCCGCTGGTGCCCCTCAATAA
- a CDS encoding tRNA-guanine transglycosylase, producing MSAFRTLAKDEYGRRGVIDTPAGQIQTPALLPVANLIGGTTPKSGGIWRYARRYLFESDSVQGIMFQTMTFLDYNLTPDNLADWREKPLKQHFEESDVEPGFSQPLFVDSGGFKLMNSTTFGQPPEEGGSENDWGIYTNPESILKLQLDYGADIIATLDFPIPQNLNQDEATERMKKSIDNAVECLQMLNDPELLDEWDVDETPSVYVAIHGHSYEDVHWYVSRFLDRANELDEAFEGFALGSLVPLSNSPDVLVDIVQGAKDAIPEERYDDIALHVFGISGRLCPLLALLGVDTFDSANYLKAARNKSFIHPETWKRTKLDQIEDWDNWCGCKACQDIHIDDMRHALLESDVKYKPIEGEHGTHFKSEYYAQIAHHNFELYSRQMQDVRDAIDNDGLLELVADFAQDKNIVEKGLKRAQLHNPELREQLADLGYEALVAGPDTETFQTKLSSFYDDIDDEQEEKRTISLKHGPNDFDILQYDSYQPPSDASVLLILPCSQEKPYSDSRTHQAVISRLKDYEDSYHKISLSGLYGPVPEAQETVEPVMSYEYVLTTADEDQVDLVANRLAAYLDRYGEQFDHILAYTTSKAYRQAIEEAFSRYGRGEMYPREPRALQLTEHFRNTNIDELVERIDTALVE from the coding sequence ATGTCTGCATTCAGGACGCTCGCAAAAGATGAATATGGTCGTCGAGGCGTTATAGACACGCCTGCGGGCCAAATTCAGACGCCTGCGCTTCTCCCCGTTGCGAACCTCATTGGAGGAACTACGCCAAAATCAGGGGGAATCTGGCGGTACGCCCGCCGGTATCTCTTCGAGAGCGACAGCGTCCAGGGAATCATGTTTCAGACGATGACGTTCCTGGACTACAATCTCACCCCGGATAACCTGGCGGACTGGCGTGAGAAGCCCCTCAAACAGCATTTCGAGGAGAGTGATGTAGAACCCGGGTTCAGCCAGCCACTATTTGTGGACTCCGGCGGGTTCAAGCTGATGAACTCGACCACGTTCGGCCAGCCACCGGAAGAAGGTGGCAGTGAGAATGACTGGGGTATCTACACGAATCCAGAAAGCATCTTGAAACTGCAGCTGGACTACGGGGCTGACATCATCGCTACACTGGACTTCCCGATTCCACAGAACCTGAACCAAGACGAAGCCACGGAACGAATGAAAAAGAGCATCGACAACGCAGTCGAGTGCCTGCAGATGCTCAATGACCCCGAACTGCTGGATGAATGGGATGTAGATGAAACGCCGTCTGTCTACGTGGCGATTCACGGTCACAGCTACGAGGACGTTCACTGGTACGTTAGCCGGTTCCTAGACCGCGCAAATGAACTCGATGAAGCCTTCGAGGGTTTCGCACTCGGATCACTGGTCCCGCTCAGCAACTCTCCTGATGTCCTAGTAGACATTGTCCAGGGGGCGAAAGATGCGATACCCGAAGAACGGTACGACGATATAGCGCTCCACGTGTTCGGTATCAGCGGCCGTCTCTGCCCACTCCTCGCGTTGCTCGGTGTCGATACATTCGATTCAGCGAACTATCTGAAAGCCGCCCGTAACAAGAGCTTCATCCATCCAGAGACGTGGAAACGCACGAAGCTGGATCAAATCGAGGACTGGGACAACTGGTGTGGCTGTAAGGCATGCCAGGATATTCATATCGATGATATGCGGCATGCCCTTTTGGAGTCCGACGTCAAGTACAAACCAATCGAAGGCGAGCATGGCACTCATTTCAAGAGTGAGTACTATGCCCAGATTGCTCACCACAACTTCGAACTTTACAGCCGTCAGATGCAGGACGTCCGCGATGCTATCGACAACGATGGACTGCTCGAACTGGTCGCTGACTTCGCCCAGGACAAAAACATTGTCGAGAAGGGATTGAAACGGGCACAGCTCCACAACCCGGAGCTCCGTGAACAGCTTGCTGACCTTGGCTACGAAGCACTTGTCGCCGGGCCGGACACAGAAACCTTCCAGACCAAACTGTCCAGCTTCTACGATGACATCGATGATGAACAGGAGGAGAAACGAACAATCTCACTGAAACACGGTCCAAACGACTTCGATATTCTCCAGTACGACAGCTACCAGCCACCCAGTGATGCATCGGTACTGCTGATTCTGCCGTGCAGCCAAGAGAAGCCGTATTCTGACTCTCGAACACACCAGGCTGTCATCTCCCGACTCAAGGACTATGAGGACAGCTATCACAAGATTTCTCTCTCAGGACTGTACGGACCTGTGCCCGAAGCACAGGAAACGGTGGAGCCTGTGATGAGCTACGAATACGTGCTCACCACTGCAGACGAGGACCAGGTTGACCTCGTTGCGAACCGGCTGGCCGCGTATCTGGACCGGTACGGTGAGCAGTTTGATCATATCCTCGCCTACACGACCAGTAAAGCCTACCGCCAAGCAATCGAGGAAGCCTTCTCCCGGTACGGCCGCGGTGAGATGTATCCGCGCGAGCCACGCGCTCTCCAACTGACCGAACACTTCCGGAACACCAACATCGATGAATTAGTTGAGCGGATTGATACAGCACTTGTCGAATAA
- a CDS encoding DUF6884 domain-containing protein has protein sequence MTSLLIQSCSATKEAVDTPVPALDLYDGYFFRIIKKAVRTNRFQPGLDITIISAKHGVVEPDDHIGYYDQEMDTERANELNDEIIDAIASKVVEHEYEKVWVNLGKDYMPAVDGIDEAVDVPVLHIEGSGIGMKGKQLKHLVSSSRSIPTHGD, from the coding sequence ATGACGTCGCTACTCATTCAATCGTGTTCTGCGACCAAGGAAGCGGTGGATACACCGGTGCCTGCCCTTGATTTGTACGATGGTTACTTTTTCAGGATCATCAAAAAGGCAGTGCGCACGAACCGGTTTCAGCCCGGACTTGACATAACAATTATATCAGCCAAACATGGTGTTGTCGAACCTGACGACCACATTGGCTACTATGATCAGGAGATGGACACAGAGCGGGCCAACGAATTGAATGACGAAATTATCGACGCTATCGCTAGCAAGGTTGTCGAACACGAGTACGAGAAAGTATGGGTCAATCTGGGCAAGGACTACATGCCCGCTGTAGATGGAATTGATGAAGCGGTCGATGTCCCGGTTCTCCATATCGAGGGTAGTGGTATCGGAATGAAAGGCAAACAACTGAAACACTTGGTGTCCAGCAGCCGCTCGATACCGACCCACGGAGATTAA
- a CDS encoding tRNA-guanine transglycosylase: MVSFDVIAEAGETRRGQLQINDRTLETPHLFPVVNFYGGGNEPALFGGGIHRTVKEFMVNHPPTTGGTDYSDLFGGVMTSISSLTDYGIREKKLEEYLDNEIREWGKFSDYDGMIFADSGGYKILKQGGELEGEDFTKDITQDKALDMQLDLGPDIVVNLDHPIHPDDEFEERIEKMEKTAVNARQLAKRRDEVDGACYLTVHGYYEAMLERSFDAIENELDKPIPEVFDGIALGSLVPRKDNVEVLIEAVSDCRLEMQQRGYNDLPLHVFGISGNAMPLLVAVGADTFDSASYLHQAINGKYCVNLFETVPVEEADFHACDCRICNDGLHRDRMRNRLDDLYQKDILGSVAAHNLAIQQRELRRFRQLIAEADEDQIAAYLEEAVKDQKGFRKFAYKLINERIKPYFDDDGETSYA, from the coding sequence ATGGTGTCGTTCGACGTCATCGCTGAGGCAGGGGAGACACGACGAGGCCAGCTCCAGATCAACGACAGAACACTGGAGACCCCGCACCTGTTTCCTGTCGTCAACTTCTATGGAGGCGGCAACGAACCGGCCTTGTTCGGCGGCGGTATCCACAGGACGGTGAAGGAGTTTATGGTCAACCATCCGCCGACCACCGGTGGAACGGACTATAGCGACCTCTTCGGCGGCGTTATGACCTCTATCTCTTCCCTGACGGATTACGGGATCAGGGAGAAGAAACTGGAGGAGTACCTCGATAACGAGATCCGTGAATGGGGCAAGTTCAGCGACTACGACGGTATGATCTTCGCTGACTCAGGTGGATATAAAATCCTAAAACAGGGCGGCGAACTGGAGGGCGAGGACTTCACGAAGGATATCACCCAAGACAAGGCGTTGGACATGCAGTTGGATCTCGGGCCGGACATCGTCGTCAACCTCGATCATCCGATCCATCCAGACGACGAGTTCGAGGAGCGGATCGAGAAGATGGAAAAGACTGCGGTCAACGCTCGACAGCTCGCAAAACGTCGGGACGAAGTTGACGGCGCGTGTTACCTGACTGTCCACGGGTATTACGAGGCGATGCTGGAGCGATCGTTTGACGCGATCGAGAACGAACTGGATAAGCCAATCCCCGAAGTGTTCGATGGTATCGCGCTGGGAAGCCTCGTCCCACGAAAGGACAACGTCGAGGTTCTGATTGAAGCAGTCTCTGACTGCCGACTGGAAATGCAGCAACGCGGATACAATGATCTTCCGCTGCACGTATTCGGCATTTCGGGGAATGCGATGCCGTTACTTGTAGCGGTCGGGGCTGATACCTTCGATTCAGCCTCCTACCTCCACCAGGCAATAAACGGCAAGTACTGTGTGAATCTCTTCGAGACTGTGCCGGTAGAGGAAGCGGACTTCCACGCTTGTGACTGCCGGATCTGTAATGACGGACTCCACCGCGATCGGATGCGGAACAGACTGGATGACCTGTATCAGAAGGACATCTTGGGCTCCGTCGCAGCCCACAATCTGGCGATCCAACAAAGGGAGCTACGCCGGTTCCGTCAGTTGATCGCCGAAGCCGACGAAGACCAAATCGCTGCGTATCTAGAAGAAGCCGTCAAGGATCAGAAGGGCTTCCGCAAGTTCGCCTACAAACTGATCAATGAACGAATCAAGCCATACTTCGACGACGATGGAGAGACAAGCTATGCATAA
- a CDS encoding ATP-binding protein yields the protein MNESSHTSTTMERQAMHKTPKVNEVNEFIEIASDFEDPLEVIREALSNSYDAEATWVEIEIKQDDEGRNTLIIEDDGHGMDEQDLESFFDLGNSNKHDAIGYKGHGTKIYYKSDEIRVESVKDGNHVESVMEQPWETLNNHELPTYSVDTEETDETSGTRIEVHGFRAGQGFDPEQLTYNKIEHYIKWKTIGGSTAWHFDDDFHEFDIEVTLSPQIDNTRKPIETTNKLEFPDENLHPDGEFVAERMCKHFPPRELTVTLDDGRELTIEVVGMVGGKEARNELPTYGKHSAQFGIWLAKDHIKVERYNDAIGADNEFFHFFFVANCQSLELSANREKIRNKSGDVYQAITNELERFMTKVCQEEWYRDYIARRKLEDKKRSVQSQESSLQDRLVKTKEQGGLSPSNPAEVIAALERYSANGSPETVEIADFRMDEEVNAIVNTDDGYKNAALQAKLSDFFEDETPLTHIDRFICWKVGDRDALTKIERASYLGDPIRFDFSNNEVTYGEEDKKTIPVLELVDKM from the coding sequence ATGAACGAATCAAGCCATACTTCGACGACGATGGAGAGACAAGCTATGCATAAGACACCGAAAGTTAACGAGGTCAACGAGTTCATCGAGATTGCAAGCGACTTCGAGGATCCGTTAGAAGTCATTCGAGAAGCACTGTCGAATTCCTACGACGCAGAGGCAACCTGGGTCGAAATTGAGATCAAACAAGATGACGAGGGAAGGAACACCCTCATCATCGAGGACGACGGCCACGGTATGGACGAACAGGACCTGGAATCGTTCTTCGACCTCGGCAACTCCAACAAGCACGACGCGATTGGGTACAAGGGACACGGAACCAAGATCTACTACAAGAGCGACGAGATTCGTGTCGAGAGCGTGAAAGACGGTAACCACGTTGAGTCTGTGATGGAGCAGCCGTGGGAGACACTGAACAACCACGAACTACCAACCTACTCGGTTGATACGGAAGAGACAGATGAAACCTCTGGCACCCGGATCGAGGTTCACGGCTTCCGGGCAGGCCAAGGCTTCGATCCAGAACAGCTCACATACAACAAAATCGAGCACTACATCAAGTGGAAGACAATCGGTGGCTCAACTGCTTGGCACTTCGATGATGACTTCCACGAATTCGATATTGAGGTCACGCTCTCACCGCAAATCGACAATACGCGCAAGCCAATAGAGACGACCAACAAGCTAGAATTCCCCGATGAAAACCTCCATCCTGACGGTGAATTCGTTGCAGAGCGGATGTGCAAGCATTTCCCACCGCGTGAGCTAACTGTCACGTTGGACGATGGCCGAGAGCTTACTATCGAAGTCGTGGGAATGGTCGGTGGAAAAGAGGCGCGTAATGAACTTCCGACTTATGGCAAGCACTCAGCCCAGTTCGGGATCTGGCTGGCGAAGGACCACATCAAGGTCGAACGGTACAACGATGCTATCGGTGCAGACAACGAGTTCTTCCATTTCTTCTTCGTCGCAAACTGCCAGTCGCTCGAACTATCCGCCAATAGGGAAAAGATACGGAATAAATCAGGTGATGTCTATCAGGCCATCACGAACGAACTGGAACGGTTCATGACCAAGGTCTGCCAAGAAGAATGGTACAGAGACTACATCGCCCGCCGCAAACTCGAAGACAAGAAACGAAGCGTTCAATCGCAGGAAAGCTCACTCCAAGATCGCCTGGTGAAAACCAAAGAGCAGGGTGGGCTCTCACCATCGAATCCTGCCGAGGTCATCGCAGCGTTAGAACGGTACAGCGCTAATGGATCGCCAGAGACTGTTGAGATTGCGGACTTCCGGATGGACGAAGAGGTTAATGCCATCGTCAACACCGATGATGGATATAAGAACGCAGCACTACAAGCCAAGCTCAGTGATTTCTTCGAAGATGAGACACCGCTGACTCACATAGACCGGTTCATCTGCTGGAAGGTTGGTGATCGGGATGCTTTGACCAAGATCGAGCGGGCCTCCTATCTCGGTGACCCCATCCGCTTTGATTTCAGCAACAACGAAGTGACGTATGGAGAGGAAGATAAGAAAACAATCCCTGTTCTCGAATTAGTCGACAAAATGTAG
- a CDS encoding transcriptional regulator, with the protein MPDRDEESGRYTGEYSTEDFHNAISDKGGMAGTGDIADYVGCAHDTAYKRLQKMEKNGLVSSQKVGNTLLWRLLKDD; encoded by the coding sequence ATGCCCGACCGTGACGAAGAATCTGGCCGGTATACCGGCGAGTACTCTACTGAAGATTTTCATAATGCCATCAGTGACAAGGGGGGAATGGCAGGAACGGGCGATATTGCAGATTATGTAGGTTGTGCCCACGACACTGCGTATAAGCGACTTCAGAAGATGGAAAAAAATGGATTAGTTTCCTCACAGAAAGTAGGGAACACTCTCCTGTGGAGACTTCTCAAAGATGATTGA